ATATTCAAAATCGTCGAATAAATAGCGTAAGTTTTGGTGTAAACCCTCAAGTCACCAAAATTCTAAAAGTCAAAGTAGATTCATACTAGTTAGGATTAGGGTTTCCCCAAAAAGAAagttagaattagggttttgggacCAGTACTCGTCCTAGTGGAAATATTACGGGTGTGAAACATACCATTTGGTGATGGCTCTTCCTATGTGACATATTGTCACACCAATTTAGCATGAATTGGTTGTGTGCATAGTGACTAGAGAGTACTATAAAAAACAAACCCCATGGCCATCAATGTGGTAGTTTGCTCGCTTATGGACCGTCGATTTCAATACTCCTGTTTGTTGAGTCGTGGGGTCTTGTTGTATTTAGAATATGGCGAGTCACATCTCCAACTTTTTTGCTAATAATTCACATCCGCTCCGCCTCAAATTTGGACCTGGCATTTCTGCGGCAGCCCACAATAAACCAAATGAATTAAGTTGGGCTGATTGGTGAAGCCCAACAAGGCCCAACACAAAAACGCCATAAACTGTAAAATCCTTTTTGTCTTTCTCAAATACTGAATTTTCTTGCATTAAAAGTGATTACACATCTAAATAAAAACCGTTAGGTCCAGTTATGGAAAAAGATTTAACGACTTTTATTCTAATGTGTAACTTAATTGTACACTTATAATGTGCATTAGAGAAAGCCTCCCCAAATAGTACACAGTTGACAGTATTATTAGGATATTGCTCTTCacaaacttatttttatttttcacatatcCTTGTTAATTATTAAGTCGAGACGTTGTGTATCGACCAAACCTGTTGCATGCAAGTTTATTTCATTTCAAAGATGCAAAAGTCAATAATATACACAATGCATTCTTCTACCAAAACACAAAACTGGGTACACTACTAGCAACTGTCAATCAGTCACTATACTTTATCTAGGTTAAGATTGAAAGAATGGCTCCTCTAGCAATATCTAATATTTCCAATTTGGAAACATATTCTTTTATTggacttttaagttttaagataATAAGGAATCAAAACTTTATGGAAAGCCACATCAAAATAAGCTTACCTAATCAAACTCGCATAACATAATTCAATGTTGGTCAGCGGTTGAGGACGAATTTTAGGTACGTATTATACACGGTATGTCCTGAATTCGATTTCAGACGCTGGTGAATCATATGATGGTGGTCATAATAGGCTGAAATGTCACTATATATGAGTCTTTTCGACCTGCGAAAGGATGAACTGACGTGACAAAGCTACTATACGGTcccttttaaaagaaaacttgTATTTTATAGCTTTTACAAAAAAGTCTAACATTTCCGTTTCCCCCCGAATGTCTCCTAAATAAAGCATTGAAGCGTTTCAATTGAATTTTCTCAATCGCATTGTCAACACGTTGAAAATGATAGAGTGCAATATGTACTTATCAGGAAAGCAAGTTTTCAGTGATTAATTATACTCTCGCTTCGCACTCCAAGGCTCTCGTAATTTCTTAGGGGAAGTGAGTTCTACACtccagttttttctttttgcattcctacttttgttttttagctcttggattgaatgaatcaaaattgaaaataaattgaaataaaagatGAAATAGTGTTGGAGAAAACTACgagagtgtgaaaatcactatCCTACTATATAAATCTCTTTGCAGTTATTATACTTTGAACATATGAACTCTTGTATGAAAATGATGctcaagttaaaaaaaaaatcctttcaaTTATGCGGCAAAACCATCAGAAAAGCAGTACTTAGTAGCACTAGGGCAAAAAAGAGAGTGGCAGTAACAATGTTTGAAAGAGAAATTGAGCCTTGTTTTAGTAGACTAGGCTTGGTTAGCTTGAGCTATTTAAGTATGCTCGCTTTTGCCGAGGGGTTCATCTTGGCTTTGTCTGGTAAGTTGTGCAATTTCGGCAGGAGTCGATAGTTGGGCACTGGATCCCTTTGGACTTGGAGAACGTGTAACGTTGGGTCGGGGTTTTCCCCGTCCACTCATCGTGTGGAAGGGGAGAATAATCAACAGATGCTGGGTGAGCGAAGCGGGAAGATGATGGATGTTAGAGCGGTTGAAAGAGTCGCTAAATGGAAAGCCGTGGAGACGGGGGACTCGAGTCAAGCTGCTGGTGTGGCTGTTTTTCTTGGTGCTGTTATTTTCTTGCGTTTCAGAAATTGTATACGCTCGCTCATGCGATGAGAGAGAAACTCATGCACGTATACAACATGTTTGTTGAATTGAGCGTATTAAATATTAAGTGTTGAAGACTAGGAAAGACATGGAAACCATATAGTTTCCCAAAGGGATATTCAGCTTCTCCCACAGAAGCCACTCAATCAAGcccaagaaaatcaaaagaaaatgaccACACTTAGGTCCTAGAACAAAGAGAATGGTGGACACAGCATTTACATTCAATTGGGTCTGGAATTGTATTTATGGATCCAACCTAATAGTCAAGGTCTACAAAAGCACTTCTGTGGACAGTGCTTCCACAGCCTACAAAAGTCTACCCATTGCCACAAGAGTACAAAGCCATGCAGGAAGCTGGAAGCTACAACTTTTAATACCTAGCAATGGTGACCCAAAGTTCACTTTCAATGTATTAAAGTCGTGCCAGTATTTGCACCTTTTTATCCTTTCGAAAAAGCAATAAAAGGATCACACTTGCCCATATTTCCATTGAAGTCACTTCCCTCTGCTGGTAAAAATTCCCAGCATTTACAGTTAGTTGGGGTTGCTCTGTTTAGCAAGAAACCCAAATGAATTTTTGCCATCTGTATATTGGTTTGCAGAGCAACTGCCCAATCATATGTTCTTATCTTCTGTCATACCAGATTATCTTTTTGACATGTGCAGTAGAGTTGGCATCCTGCTTCATATACTAAGGAAGGTCACGGTTCGATTTGAATTAGTGTCGTCACCAAATGACGACTAAATCTATTAACTGTTAAGTGATACGGTTTGGTTTTGTTAAAGATTACACATATTTTATGTTAAAATAGAGCTAAATTCGGTTGGTTTTGTGTCCATCCCTAAATTTGGCTGGTTTTGTGACCATCCCTAAGTTTGGCCGGTTTTGTGACCAACTTTTTTAACTGCTAAGCAATGCGGATTTCTTTAGTCCAATATTATGATTTTAATGTTAAAAGCGAATCAAACCACTCACAATGGCCTCTAATGCGGTCGGTTTTGCGTCCGGTCCAAAATTGATTTGATCGAGAACACGAAAGCATAAATATTGTTTTGATTCATGTTAAGAGGCAAAATAAAGCATGACAAAACAAGCAATAAAATTCTAAGTTACGGTTGCTTCCAACTAGAGAAGTTATATTCTATAGTTCTAAAAAGAAGGGTTATCTTTATAAATCAAGTGACCTCCTCCCCCTCCTGCTGACATGGCCTCACCCCAATTGGGACATGCTCTGCTGGCACCATTCCACTGGTGTAGCAGAGATTAGGGTTGTTCCAAGCACCAAAACGACTCcccattttgtgataaaacgaCTCAGAGAATTTAAGCTCCCCTGTCAGGTTGTTGCCGTTGAGGTAGAGTGCACTGAGGCAGGGCAAAGTTGCAATCTTTGGCAAGAGGTTGCCCGTGAGCTTGTTGTCACTTAAACCCAAAAATCTCAACTTTTTTAAGTTTGAAATTGAATCTGGAATCTCACCAATTAGACCTAATCCGGAGAGGTCTAAAAATACCAAACTCTCCATGTTTTGCCACTCTAGGGTTTTGAGGTCTCCACCAATTGGGTTGTTGGATAAAACCATTTCCTCCAAGGAATGCATTTCTTGAAGTGATTTGGTCAATCCACCTGAGAAATTGTTGCTCCTGAGGTCCAATAAAGTCAACTTCTTTAGATTACCAAACCCTATTGGCAGCTGCCCTTCCAGTTGATTGCTGCTCAAGTCAAGCTTCAAGAGTGAAGTCAAACGTCCAACGGTGATTGGCAAAGGCCCAGACAGTGAGTTCCTACTTAAATCAAGGATTAGCAGCTGATTCAATTCACCAAACCCATCGGGGATTTGGCCTGTAAACCAGTTTCCGGTAAGAACTAGCCGCTTCAATCGGACTAATTCACCGATATTTGTTGGTAATCCACCTCTTAATCCATTCTCCACTAGTACCAATGATTGGAGCTTTCTGAGGCTGCCAAAGGTTGTAGGAATCTGTCCAATGAGGCCCGGGTTCGATCGAAACTCTAGTGATTCTAAGCTGCCGGCAACCTTCCACCAGTTTTCTGAGGGGATCGGAACTGGATGCTTGTGGGGTGAGAGGAAGCAATTGAAAATGGACAGGGACTTTAGGTGCTTCAAATCAAACAGTTGTGGTCTAAATTTTGCACTTGGGGAACAACCAAGGGAGTTGTCAAGAATAGGTCCAATATTCATGGAGGTCACGTACCAAACCCCATCATACAAATCACAAGACACCCCCTGCAACAGAAATTTAAAACCTCATCGTATCAAAACTAAAAATGCTTAAAACTTTCGACCAATTCCGAACCCGCAAAAATGTTAGCTGACCGAATCCtaacattgaaaatatatatcgACTTCAAATGAAAACCCCGTACAAATAATTGGAACTTGTTTTAAAGCCCTAATATACTATACATTGTCTTTTAAGTAACTCGGGTTCACCCGTTAACTTGAAACTCTTCGGTTCACATCTAACCGTTAAATACAACATTGCCATTTTCCCTTATGTCAAGTACAACCGTACAAGTAAAAACCAAAAAGGAATATATAGCTGGTAACTTTGGATTTAAGCAATGTTGCAGAGAAACAGTACAGGATGGTGTTGGTGGGGGTTAAAAAAGAGTACCTGTATAGGAGTCCACCCACAAGGATCCGGATAGAGGTCCGAGCCATTCCACCATTTACCCACAAAGCCTTGGATTGCAGAGTACAGAGCTAATTGCTCCGTTTTCTCCATTGGAGCTACACCTTCATCTGCTTCCTCAGAACTCCAAGCACCCACAGAGAAcagaaaggttaccaaaatcaCAACACTGATGGGAGTAAAACCCTTCATGGATTTGAGGTAATAGTCAATACAAAAGGGTAAATCTAGAGGGAAATTTGATTAGAGTTCGtgggaagaagaaaacatgaGAAACTGACCCAAAATAGAAATGGATTTAGGAAGCAGAAACTACAAGCATGGATGTGATTTTCATGAGAAATATCAACGCGTccctttta
This Pyrus communis chromosome 6, drPyrComm1.1, whole genome shotgun sequence DNA region includes the following protein-coding sequences:
- the LOC137735927 gene encoding piriformospora indica-insensitive protein 2-like is translated as MKGFTPISVVILVTFLFSVGAWSSEEADEGVAPMEKTEQLALYSAIQGFVGKWWNGSDLYPDPCGWTPIQGVSCDLYDGVWYVTSMNIGPILDNSLGCSPSAKFRPQLFDLKHLKSLSIFNCFLSPHKHPVPIPSENWWKVAGSLESLEFRSNPGLIGQIPTTFGSLRKLQSLVLVENGLRGGLPTNIGELVRLKRLVLTGNWFTGQIPDGFGELNQLLILDLSRNSLSGPLPITVGRLTSLLKLDLSSNQLEGQLPIGFGNLKKLTLLDLRSNNFSGGLTKSLQEMHSLEEMVLSNNPIGGDLKTLEWQNMESLVFLDLSGLGLIGEIPDSISNLKKLRFLGLSDNKLTGNLLPKIATLPCLSALYLNGNNLTGELKFSESFYHKMGSRFGAWNNPNLCYTSGMVPAEHVPIGVRPCQQEGEEVT